Proteins encoded by one window of Labrus bergylta chromosome 2, fLabBer1.1, whole genome shotgun sequence:
- the gas2l1 gene encoding GAS2-like protein 2A, whose translation MNTVGSPIEALFLSFLLPQVLRTHVMVRVGGGWDTLEHYLDKHDPCRCAAFAHRYHQAKASGQGQGAHSKSSSAHSSRSTSPGPHWRNEGIAPYKPTAPNAAPSSSSASSSAARPGRSQNPSAPSETDSGAVRPLLPRPPRDRSEPRHFNPLRNKETMLPLTRRLSGDSDSSTASSKGGGSGGGRHSLGVASRRSGEEVVLMVNRKEGKHLIERPAAGNPSPSARTSLPRARSQSRERSALAPIIKPNPPQGSSDGSRTSRTERGRSLGNDGLRRLHAPRSHSQSKVSSRTRSSDASPGPAPCYREPQPPHPDRREELRAKQAPQSSPRVGAGFAKRQSSSCSNSPVKGIQNSASSPSKKTITTPRPPAPRSPSVGKGRLLPPVNSGGRRSPHSSPRNAHHHAIRPPRASQGPRSAGRGHHRNWSGQERQEPEEDGLGLGFQMLPALDPQKEQDLYRSFEAEFLANTQQVKGAVHRPRGGATLQGAGTRLLPAPADPNVTDSAYSSSNSSSSSLNVGAKIGTLPELRESKRTHPRHIQLDDPLNLLYGQNQGGGAPNFGHQGEPEHWGERGGGLKKLPAISSSLEEQELPSSPPVVEDTESDVLMNPLPSQPAFHCRNMNGDHGGLTGQRGWGPEGDVPLENHQPNLPYELENGDNNDDLPPPEACPSPVALPPSEDCSFQDSSSENSSMCFSLSESHSESPPPASPMTNGGGSAEVQTRRGQKKADRADPISKNKLRDRIRPRTDNRPENSPSRIPTPRSYRDTLSPCQTPPMSPQSLRSIGRPTTYKNMHQAFADLIQTQPCSPSMGNKDCSYPGQSASLDSEAWM comes from the exons ATGAACACTGTGGGTTCTCCCATTGAAGccttgtttctctcttttctcctccctcaGGTCCTCCGTACTCATGTGATGGTGCGTGTCGGAGGGGGCTGGGACACATTAGAGCACTATTTGGACAAGCATGACCCGTGTCGCTGCGCTGCTTTCG CCCATCGATACCACCAGGCTAAAGCCAGCGGTCAGGGTCAGGGCGCCCACAGCAAGTCGTCGAGCGCCCACTCCTCCCGCTCCACCAGCCCCGGTCCACACTGGAGAAACGAAGGCATCGCACCTTACAAACCCACGGCTCCGAACGcggctccttcttcttcctccgcctcctcctccgccgCACGGCCCGGCCGCTCCCAGAATCCCTCGGCCCCCTCAGAGACGGACTCCGGCGCGGTCCGCCCTCTGCTCCCACGGCCGCCACGGGACCGCTCAGAACCCCGACACTTTAATCCTCTCAG GAATAAGGAGACGATGTTACCCTTGACAAGACGCCTGTCTGGAGACAGTGACTCGTCTACAGCGTCCTCCaaaggaggaggaagcggaggggGGCGGCACTCTCTCGGTGTAGCGTCACGGCGCTCCGGGGAAGAGGTCGTCCTGATGGTCAATCGGAAGGAGGGGAAACATTTGATCGAGCGGCCCGCAGCTGGAAATCCGTCCCCGTCCGCGCGCACCTCGCTGCCTCGTGCACGGAGCCAGTCGCGGGAACGCTCTGCGCTCGCTCCCATTATCAAACCGAACCCGCCGCAGGGGTCCTCTGACGGGTCGAGGACGTCCCGCACCGAGAGGGGCCGCTCCCTGGGGAACGACGGGCTCCGGAGGCTCCACGCGCCACGCTCCCACAGTCAGAGTAAAGTGTCCAGCCGTACGCGGTCCAGCGACGCCAGTCCAGGACCGGCTCCCTGCTACAGAGAGCCTCAGCCCCCGCACCCGGACAGACGAGAGGAGCTGCGAGCCAAACAAGCGCCCCAGTCCTCGCCTCGAGTGGGCGCCGGCTTCGCTAAGAGACAGTCGTCCTCGTGCTCTAACTCGCCCGTTAAAGGGATTCAAAACAGCGCCAGCAGCCCCAGCAAGAAGACCATAACGACCCCCAGACCTCCTGCCCCTCGATCCCCCTCCGTCGGAAAGGGCCGACTGCTTCCCCCGGTCAACTCAGGAGGTCGACGATCACCGCACTCATCTCCTCGCAATGCTCACCACCACGCCATCCGCCCCCCTCGGGCGTCGCAGGGGCCGCGCTCTGCCGGCCGAGGTCACCACAGGAACTGGTCTGGCCAGGAGCGGCAGGAGCCCGAAGAGGACGGACTTGGACTCGGCTTCCAGATGCTGCCGGCTCTAGACCCCCAGAAGGAGCAGGACCTGTATCGCAGCTTTGAGGCCGAGTTTCTGGCCAACACACAGCAGGTTAAAGGGGCGGTTCATAGACCCCGAGGAGGAGCGACCCTGCAGGGTGCCGGGACTCGTTTGCTGCCGGCGCCCGCTGATCCCAACGTGACCGACTCGGCTTACTCCTcctccaactcctcctcctcctccctgaacGTCGGGGCGAAGATAGGAACTCTGCCTGAACTCAGGGAATCCAAGAGGACTCACCCCCGTCACATCCAACTGGACGACCCCTTAAATCTACTTTATGGACAAAACCAGGGAGGAGGAGCGCCCAACTTCGGTCATCAGGGAGAGCCTGAGCActggggggagagaggaggggggctcAAGAAGCTCCCGGCCATCTCCAGCTCCCTAGAAGAGCAGGAGCTTCCGTCTTCCCCGCCCGTTGTTGAAGACACAGAATCAGACGTTTTGATGAATCCGCTCCCCTCGCAGCCCGCTTTCCACTGTCGGAACATGAACGGAGACCACGGGGGGCTGACGGGTCAGCGGGGCTGGGGGCCCGAGGGAGATGTTCCTCTGGAGAATCACCAGCCCAACTTACCGTATGAACTAGAAAACGGGGACAACAATGACGACCTCCCGCCCCCGGAGGCCTGTCCGTCACCTGTGGCCCTCCCCCCCTCTGAGGACTGCTCCTTCCAGGACTCATCGAGTGAGAACTCCTCCATGTGCTTCAGCCTGAGCGAATCCCACTCCGAGTCCCCCCCGCCGGCGTCGCCCATGACTAACGGGGGTGGCAGCGCAGAGGTGCAGACCAGGAGGGGGCAAAAGAAGGCCGACAGGGCGGACCCCATCTCCAAGAACAAACTGAGGGACAGGATCAGACCTCGCACTGACAACAGGCCGGAGAACAGCCCCTCGCGTATCCCCACCCCGCGCAGCTACAGAGACACACTGTCCCCCTGCCAGACCCCGCCCATGTCCCCTCAGAGCTTGCGATCCATTGGTCGCCCAACCACGTACAAGAACATGCACCAAGCCTTCGCAGATTTGATCCAAACTCAACCATGCTCCCCGTCTATGGGGAACAAAGACTGCTCCTACCCGGGACAGTCGGCGAGTCTGGACTCTGAAGCTTGGATGTAG